In the genome of Nocardioides marmoribigeumensis, one region contains:
- a CDS encoding ABC transporter ATP-binding protein encodes MSKVEISGVTKSFGSTRVLEAVDLTVPDGSITAVLGASGCGKTTLLRLVAGFLRLDSGEIRIGDRLVAGDGVTVAPQKRGVGYVAQEGALFPHLDVRGNILFGLARKDRTEARLREMLDLAELPHRVATAYPSELSGGQQQRVAVARALAPRPGVVLLDEPFSSLDTALRESAGRAVVRVLRHAGATGLLVTHDQNEALSLADQVAVMRVGRVAQVSSPVELYRAPHDVDVALFVGGANLVSGTATGERALSMLGELPLLAPVKGEVRLVVRPEQVVLRPEAADGVTRGAVEEVSFYGHDASVRVRLDAPADGVVVSRVTGRAIPAVGDRVGVAVEGAVGAYPVDPVVDGEERAESPA; translated from the coding sequence GTGAGCAAGGTCGAGATCAGCGGCGTGACCAAGTCCTTCGGCAGCACCCGCGTGCTCGAGGCGGTCGACCTGACCGTGCCGGACGGCAGCATCACGGCCGTGCTCGGGGCGTCCGGCTGCGGCAAGACCACCCTGTTGCGGCTCGTCGCCGGCTTCCTGCGGCTCGACAGCGGCGAGATCCGCATCGGCGACCGGCTGGTGGCGGGTGACGGGGTCACGGTCGCGCCGCAGAAGCGCGGCGTGGGCTACGTCGCGCAGGAGGGCGCGCTGTTCCCGCACCTCGACGTGCGCGGCAACATCCTGTTCGGGCTCGCGCGCAAGGACCGCACCGAGGCGCGGCTGCGCGAGATGCTCGACCTGGCCGAGCTGCCGCACCGGGTCGCGACGGCCTACCCCTCGGAGCTCTCCGGCGGTCAGCAGCAGCGGGTCGCCGTCGCCCGTGCGCTCGCGCCCCGGCCCGGCGTGGTGCTGCTCGACGAGCCCTTCTCCTCCCTCGACACCGCGCTGCGGGAGTCGGCCGGCCGCGCGGTGGTCCGGGTGCTGCGGCACGCCGGCGCGACCGGCCTGCTGGTCACCCACGACCAGAACGAGGCGCTCTCGCTGGCCGACCAGGTCGCGGTGATGCGGGTCGGCCGCGTGGCCCAGGTGTCCTCGCCGGTGGAGCTCTACCGCGCCCCCCACGACGTCGACGTCGCGCTGTTCGTCGGGGGCGCCAACCTCGTGTCCGGCACGGCGACCGGGGAGCGGGCGCTCAGCATGCTGGGTGAGCTGCCCCTGCTGGCGCCGGTCAAGGGGGAGGTGCGGCTCGTCGTACGCCCCGAGCAGGTGGTGCTGCGCCCCGAGGCCGCCGACGGCGTGACGCGCGGGGCGGTGGAGGAGGTGTCGTTCTACGGGCACGACGCCAGCGTCCGCGTGCGTCTCGACGCGCCTGCCGACGGTGTCGTCGTCTCACGCGTGACCGGCCGGGCGATCCCCGCCGTCGGTGACCGCGTCGGCGTCGCGGTCGAGGGTGCGGTCGGTGCCTACCCCGTCGACCCGGTCGTGGACGGCGAGGAGCGCGCGGAGAGCCCGGCGTGA
- a CDS encoding ABC transporter permease gives MTTAPEATPARPLRSGTTRPPWPLVVLGAVIACGALVPIGYVVWYAVDLGPSATWELLARPRVAELLRNTVGLLLGVVTISTVLGTATAWLVESTDLPGKLGWHALLVAPLAVPAFVNSYAWISTTSSVQSYLGAVTVVSLSYYPLVYLPVVATLRGLDPALVESAQALGLSRWQAFRRVTLPLLRSAVAGGALLVGLHTLAEFGALQMLRFPTFTTAIYDQYRSAFNSAPGTVLAGVLVSSCLVLLALEVVVRGRGPVARVGAGSARDAVPVDLGRSTVPVLAGLTGLVVLALGVPGYALVHWLVVGSSRAFPVDQVAHAAVSTMSLAALAAAVTVVAAVPVCWLVVRHPSPVSLVVERATYSAHALPGIVVALALVAVSIRVVPALYQTMPVLVLAYATLFLPRAIVSVRASLEQAPPVLSDVARSLGLHPLQAMARVTLPLLRPGLGAGAALVFLAVSTELTATLLLAPTGTTTLATEFWSASSSARYAAAAPYALLLVAVSVPATIFLGMQARRGLVRGGEA, from the coding sequence CCACCCGGCCCCCGTGGCCGCTGGTGGTGCTCGGTGCCGTCATCGCGTGCGGCGCGCTGGTCCCGATCGGCTACGTCGTCTGGTACGCCGTCGACCTCGGCCCGTCGGCGACCTGGGAGCTGCTCGCGCGCCCCCGCGTCGCCGAGCTCCTGCGCAACACCGTCGGGCTGCTGCTCGGCGTGGTGACGATCAGCACGGTCCTCGGCACCGCGACCGCCTGGCTGGTCGAGTCGACGGACCTGCCGGGCAAGCTCGGGTGGCACGCCCTGCTCGTCGCGCCGCTGGCCGTGCCGGCGTTCGTCAACAGCTATGCGTGGATCTCGACCACGAGCAGCGTGCAGTCCTACCTCGGGGCGGTCACGGTGGTCTCGCTGTCCTACTACCCGCTGGTCTACCTGCCCGTGGTCGCCACCCTGCGCGGCCTGGACCCCGCACTGGTCGAGTCGGCGCAGGCCCTCGGGCTGAGCCGCTGGCAGGCGTTCCGCCGGGTCACGCTGCCGTTGCTGCGCTCCGCGGTGGCAGGGGGAGCCCTGCTGGTCGGGCTGCACACGCTCGCCGAGTTCGGCGCCCTGCAGATGCTGCGGTTCCCGACCTTCACCACGGCGATCTACGACCAGTACCGCTCGGCGTTCAACTCCGCTCCCGGCACGGTCCTCGCCGGCGTGCTCGTCTCGAGCTGCCTGGTCCTGCTCGCGCTCGAGGTGGTCGTCCGCGGCCGGGGGCCCGTCGCCCGGGTGGGCGCGGGGTCCGCGCGCGACGCCGTACCCGTCGACCTCGGGCGGTCCACCGTCCCGGTGCTGGCCGGGCTGACCGGGCTGGTCGTGCTCGCCCTGGGCGTGCCCGGCTACGCCCTGGTCCACTGGCTGGTCGTGGGGTCATCCCGTGCGTTCCCCGTCGACCAGGTGGCGCACGCCGCGGTCAGCACGATGAGCCTCGCCGCCCTGGCCGCCGCGGTGACCGTGGTGGCCGCCGTCCCGGTCTGCTGGCTGGTCGTGCGGCACCCGAGCCCGGTCTCGCTGGTGGTCGAGCGGGCGACCTACTCCGCGCACGCGCTGCCCGGCATCGTCGTCGCGCTCGCGCTGGTGGCCGTGTCGATCCGGGTCGTGCCGGCGCTCTACCAGACGATGCCGGTGCTGGTGCTCGCCTACGCGACGCTGTTCCTGCCGCGCGCGATCGTCAGCGTGCGCGCGTCCCTGGAGCAGGCGCCGCCGGTGCTGAGCGACGTGGCCAGGTCCCTGGGGCTCCACCCGCTGCAGGCGATGGCGCGCGTGACCCTGCCGCTGCTGCGACCCGGGCTCGGGGCCGGCGCTGCGCTGGTGTTCCTCGCGGTCTCGACCGAGCTCACCGCCACGCTGCTCCTGGCACCCACCGGCACGACGACGCTGGCCACGGAGTTCTGGAGCGCCTCGTCGTCGGCGAGGTACGCCGCCGCGGCGCCCTACGCGCTCCTGCTGGTGGCAGTTTCTGTCCCGGCGACAATATTCCTGGGGATGCAGGCCCGACGTGGCCTCGTGCGAGGTGGTGAAGCGTGA